One Acipenser ruthenus chromosome 33, fAciRut3.2 maternal haplotype, whole genome shotgun sequence genomic region harbors:
- the LOC131704966 gene encoding zinc finger and SCAN domain-containing protein 29-like has protein sequence MDPTALAALLEAQERRHQESLTAMMERMHGLFLEANRGREPAVQPAVPLPRVRVVKMSLEDDPEAYLVAFERQATAAQWPREWWATQLGPNLIGEAQAAYQALTHEQALVYDQVKQAILQRLDITEETHRRRFREYQRPPGLRPRVVAQQLVDHVTRWLCPGTNDAEKITELIAIEQFVKVLGPDTQNWVTRHRPTTLEAAVRLAEGYEDALASAPVVVTPAPPSNRPRTGPTPRTGPPQHFTPSPHGATSHRHPTGGLPPPQWRARSTPSGVRAENPSPLPNRQRDTQAPWAPFHPTCYRCHEVGHLARNCPAAMECGAASHYLPTAPEEE, from the exons ATGGACCCAACCGCATTGGCAGCGCTGTTGGAGGCGCAGGAGCGGAGGCATCAGGAATCATTGACGGCCATGATGGAAAGGATGCATGGCTTGTTCCTGGAGGCCAATCGGGGGAGGGAACCGGCGGTTCAACCAGCAGTACCCCTACCAAGGGTAAGggtagtgaagatgtcgctggaggatgaccctgaggcttacttagttgcctttgaaaggcaggcaacagcagctcagtggcctcgggagtggtgggctacccagttgggccccaatttgatcggagaggcccaggcagcctaccaagccttgacacatgagcaagccctggtgtacgaccaggtgaagcaggccattctccagcggctggacatcacagaggagacacatcgccgccggttccgggagtaccagcgccccccaggactgcgaccccgcgtggtggcccagcaactagtggatcatgtgacccggtggctctgccccggcaccaacgatgcagaaaagatcaccgagctgattgccatagagcagttcgtgaaggtgctggggccggacacccAGAACTGGGTCACCAGGCATCGACCCACCACGCTAGAGGCAGCAGTCCGATTGGCTGAGGGGTATGAGGATGCCTTGGCATCAGCTCCTGTGGTCGTTACCCCCGCTCCTCCCTCCAACCGACCCCGGACAGGACCGACTCCAAGGACAGGACCCCCACAgcacttcaccccctccccccacggggCTACTTCTCATCGGCACCCCACGGGTGGCCTTCCTCCACCCCAATGGAGGGCGaggtcgacccccagcggggtgagagcagagaacccctccccactgccgaaccggcagcgggacacgcaagctccgtgggcgccctttcaccccacgtgttaccggtgccatgaggtcggccaccttgcgcggaattgtccggcggcgatggaatgtggtgcggcctcccattacctaccaacagcaccag aggaggagtga